One Bradyrhizobium manausense DNA segment encodes these proteins:
- a CDS encoding M20 family metallopeptidase — MDNRSDIWRGIDTIKGRFIDLSDKVWGMPEVCYTEARSAAEHVAELRHQGFRITEKVAGIPTAVMGEWGEGGPVIAFMGEYDALPGLSQEAGVAEHRPVETGGHGHGCGHNLLGSAALLAATGVKDWLAENKVPGRVRYYGCPAEEGGAAKAFMVRSGAFEDADIAITWHPNSFWEVAVTPSLANTRADFIFTGRTSHAAASPHLGRSALDAVELMNVGVNYMREHMPSDARVHYALLDTGGIAPNVVQAHARVRYSIRARDLPGMNELVGRVSKIAEGAALMTETKVEMKIISAVSNILPNTPLEQALHRVMEELGPPHFDDTDKGFASQIRATLTDKDIASVYYAIGMEPTDRPLADFLVPLDAKRNPLVGSTDVGDVSWVVPTVQVHAPTVAIGTPFHTWQVVAQGKSPHAHKAMVQAAKAMAGLGIKALIEPELIKAAKADLTKRTAKTPYVCPLPDHVAPPLNMSVA, encoded by the coding sequence ATGGATAACCGCAGCGACATCTGGCGTGGCATCGACACGATCAAGGGACGTTTCATCGACCTTAGCGACAAGGTCTGGGGCATGCCCGAGGTCTGCTACACCGAAGCGCGTTCCGCCGCCGAGCATGTCGCCGAATTGCGCCACCAGGGTTTCCGCATTACCGAGAAGGTGGCGGGCATTCCGACGGCTGTGATGGGCGAATGGGGCGAGGGCGGTCCGGTCATCGCCTTCATGGGTGAGTATGACGCGCTGCCGGGCCTCAGCCAGGAGGCGGGTGTTGCCGAGCACCGTCCGGTCGAGACCGGCGGGCATGGCCATGGCTGCGGTCACAATCTGCTCGGCTCCGCAGCGCTGCTCGCTGCAACCGGGGTCAAGGATTGGCTCGCCGAGAACAAGGTGCCCGGCCGCGTGCGCTATTATGGCTGCCCGGCGGAAGAGGGCGGCGCTGCCAAGGCCTTCATGGTGCGCTCGGGCGCCTTCGAGGACGCCGACATCGCCATCACCTGGCATCCGAACAGCTTCTGGGAAGTCGCGGTGACGCCGTCGCTCGCCAATACTCGCGCCGACTTCATCTTCACCGGCCGCACCTCGCATGCGGCGGCTTCGCCCCATCTCGGCCGTTCCGCGCTCGACGCGGTGGAACTGATGAATGTCGGCGTGAACTACATGCGCGAGCACATGCCGAGCGATGCCCGCGTGCATTACGCGCTGCTGGACACCGGCGGCATTGCGCCCAACGTGGTGCAGGCCCATGCCCGCGTGCGCTATTCCATTCGTGCCCGTGACCTTCCCGGCATGAACGAGCTGGTCGGGCGCGTCAGCAAGATCGCAGAGGGCGCGGCCTTGATGACCGAGACCAAGGTCGAGATGAAGATCATCTCCGCAGTCTCCAACATCCTGCCGAACACGCCGCTGGAGCAGGCGCTGCATCGGGTCATGGAAGAACTCGGACCGCCGCATTTCGACGATACCGACAAGGGCTTTGCCAGCCAGATCCGTGCGACGCTGACCGACAAGGACATCGCGTCGGTCTACTATGCCATCGGCATGGAGCCGACCGATCGGCCGCTGGCCGACTTCCTGGTGCCGCTGGACGCCAAGCGTAATCCGCTGGTCGGCTCGACCGACGTCGGCGATGTCAGCTGGGTGGTGCCGACCGTGCAGGTTCATGCACCAACGGTTGCAATCGGTACGCCTTTCCACACCTGGCAGGTGGTGGCGCAGGGCAAGAGCCCGCATGCTCATAAGGCTATGGTGCAGGCGGCGAAGGCTATGGCCGGCCTCGGCATCAAGGCGCTGATTGAACCGGAGCTGATCAAGGCCGCAAAGGCCGATCTGACGAAGCGGACGGCGAAGACGCCTTATGTCTGCCCGCTGCCGGACCACGTCGCGCCGCCGCTCAATATGTCCGTGGCGTAG
- a CDS encoding S1C family serine protease: MTVLTEWRVPSANQPRASDYGFDLNRALASVVGLHAIIPPDAFSAETLGTERAGNGVVIDDGLVLTIGYLVTEAQSVWLHLGDGRVVEGHVLGFDAATGFGLVQALGQLDIEPLPLGSSADVGLGDRVVVGGAGGRTRSVASQIVAKQEFAGYWEYLLDEALFTYPAHPNWGGTGLINERGELIGIGSLQLERERDGKAEHVNMVVPIDLLKPILDDLRKFGRVNKPARPWLGLYSTEIDNRVVVIGISANGPAARAELKTGDVILAVDGDKVTSQTAFYKKMWSLGAAGVDVPLTVHHEGVTFDVTVTSTDRFKLLKAPKLH; encoded by the coding sequence ATGACCGTTCTGACCGAATGGAGAGTGCCGTCGGCCAATCAGCCGCGTGCGAGCGATTACGGCTTCGACCTCAACCGCGCGCTCGCCTCCGTCGTCGGCCTGCACGCCATCATCCCGCCGGACGCCTTCAGCGCGGAAACGCTCGGCACCGAACGTGCCGGCAACGGCGTCGTCATCGATGACGGGCTGGTGCTCACCATCGGCTACCTCGTCACCGAGGCGCAGTCAGTCTGGCTTCACCTCGGCGACGGACGCGTGGTGGAGGGACACGTGCTGGGCTTCGATGCTGCCACTGGTTTCGGCCTGGTGCAGGCACTCGGCCAGCTCGACATCGAACCGTTGCCGCTCGGCTCATCGGCGGATGTCGGGCTTGGCGACCGCGTCGTGGTCGGCGGCGCCGGTGGTCGTACGCGATCGGTCGCAAGCCAGATCGTCGCCAAGCAGGAATTTGCCGGCTACTGGGAGTATCTGCTCGACGAGGCGTTGTTCACGTACCCCGCCCATCCGAATTGGGGCGGCACGGGATTGATCAACGAGCGCGGCGAATTGATCGGCATCGGCTCGCTCCAGCTCGAGCGTGAACGCGATGGCAAGGCCGAGCACGTCAACATGGTCGTGCCGATCGACCTCCTGAAGCCGATCCTCGACGACCTTCGCAAGTTCGGACGCGTCAACAAGCCGGCGCGGCCATGGCTCGGACTCTATTCGACCGAGATCGACAACCGCGTGGTGGTGATCGGCATCTCCGCCAATGGCCCGGCCGCGCGCGCCGAACTCAAGACCGGTGACGTCATCCTTGCCGTGGATGGCGACAAGGTCACGAGCCAGACGGCGTTCTACAAGAAGATGTGGAGTCTCGGCGCCGCCGGCGTCGACGTGCCGCTTACCGTGCATCACGAAGGCGTCACCTTCGATGTCACGGTGACATCGACCGACCGCTTCAAGCTTCTGAAGGCGCCGAAACTTCATTAG
- a CDS encoding phospholipase — translation MTEAVVDDIVAVLPPLLNALEALGYFARHLHPPAFGSVMNAIGAPDDALQSAHAAIGPWPEQFAGLRERLDLACNETLAAFAGIRDVERGNGDLVAVFRALRHLPRAQEALYPLSMQFPPISNFFLSTAQRGNDELLSRLEVRAGEHTGIFHDHNEPGSRGGFSVYVPEYYAPDRAWPLVMALHGGSGNGRSFLWSWLRDARSVGAILVAPTATGQTWALMGDDTDTPNLMRVLETVRSRWNIDTSRMLLTGMSDGGTFCYVSGLDGASPFTHLAPVSATFHPLMAEMADATRLQGLPVFITHGKLDWMFPVQTARQTQAALTAAGADVIYREIDDLSHTYPREINAELLQWLNAG, via the coding sequence ATGACCGAGGCCGTCGTTGACGACATCGTGGCCGTGCTGCCGCCGCTGCTCAATGCGCTGGAGGCGCTCGGCTACTTCGCCCGGCATTTGCATCCGCCGGCTTTCGGCTCGGTGATGAACGCCATCGGTGCGCCTGATGATGCACTGCAGTCGGCACATGCAGCGATCGGCCCGTGGCCGGAGCAATTCGCCGGACTGCGCGAGCGGCTCGATCTCGCCTGCAACGAGACACTCGCCGCCTTTGCCGGCATCCGCGACGTCGAGCGCGGCAATGGCGATCTGGTCGCAGTGTTCCGCGCGCTGCGTCATCTGCCGCGTGCGCAGGAGGCGCTTTACCCGCTGTCGATGCAGTTTCCGCCGATCAGCAACTTCTTCCTCAGTACCGCCCAACGCGGGAATGACGAACTGCTGTCGCGGCTGGAGGTCCGTGCGGGCGAGCACACCGGCATCTTCCACGATCACAACGAGCCCGGCAGCCGCGGCGGCTTCTCGGTCTATGTGCCTGAATATTACGCACCCGATCGTGCCTGGCCTCTCGTGATGGCGCTGCATGGCGGCAGCGGCAACGGCCGCAGCTTCCTGTGGAGCTGGCTGCGCGATGCGCGCAGCGTTGGGGCGATCCTGGTGGCGCCGACCGCGACCGGGCAGACCTGGGCGCTGATGGGCGACGACACCGACACGCCGAACCTCATGCGCGTGCTCGAAACCGTGCGCAGCCGCTGGAACATCGATACCTCGCGCATGCTGCTGACCGGCATGAGCGACGGCGGCACCTTCTGCTATGTCAGCGGGCTCGACGGCGCTTCGCCTTTCACTCACCTCGCGCCGGTGTCAGCGACCTTCCATCCGCTGATGGCAGAGATGGCCGACGCGACGCGGCTTCAGGGACTGCCTGTCTTCATCACCCACGGCAAGCTCGACTGGATGTTTCCGGTGCAGACCGCGCGGCAAACGCAAGCGGCACTCACCGCCGCAGGCGCCGACGTCATCTACCGCGAGATCGACGACCTCAGTCACACTTATCCGCGCGAGATCAACGCGGAGCTGCTGCAATGGCTGAACGCGGGGTGA